The proteins below are encoded in one region of Limnohabitans sp. 63ED37-2:
- a CDS encoding SDR family oxidoreductase, whose translation MNPSLKGQIAWITGGGSGIGLAGAMALAQAGAHVVISGRNAATNTSTLAALQTVGSAQALLLDVADKHAVKAAVQQILDQHGRIDILVTSAGTNATQRNFDVVTPEAWDDVVAINLSGLFYCVHAVLPAMRQQQGGLIINVSSWAGLYASKLTGPAYNATKRAVLALTESINMEECTNGIRATSLLPGEVATPILDKRPVPPSAEQRELMVQAEDMGQAILFVAQMPARTCINELIISPTFNRFYTGGLESPPKR comes from the coding sequence ATGAACCCTTCACTCAAAGGTCAAATCGCTTGGATCACCGGCGGAGGCAGTGGCATCGGGCTGGCCGGGGCCATGGCGCTGGCCCAGGCCGGGGCGCATGTGGTGATCTCGGGCCGCAACGCCGCCACCAACACCAGCACTTTGGCGGCCCTGCAGACCGTGGGCAGTGCCCAGGCCCTGCTGCTGGACGTGGCCGACAAGCACGCCGTCAAAGCAGCCGTGCAGCAGATTCTGGACCAACACGGGCGCATCGACATTTTGGTGACCAGTGCGGGGACCAACGCCACGCAGCGCAATTTCGACGTGGTCACGCCCGAGGCCTGGGACGACGTGGTGGCCATCAACCTGTCGGGTTTGTTTTATTGTGTGCACGCTGTCTTGCCCGCCATGCGCCAGCAGCAAGGCGGCTTGATTATCAACGTGTCCTCATGGGCGGGGCTCTACGCATCCAAGCTCACTGGCCCGGCCTACAACGCCACCAAACGCGCCGTGCTGGCCCTGACCGAATCCATCAACATGGAAGAGTGCACAAACGGCATCCGCGCCACATCCCTCTTGCCCGGCGAAGTGGCCACGCCCATTTTGGACAAGCGGCCCGTGCCGCCGTCTGCCGAGCAACGCGAATTGATGGTGCAGGCCGAGGACATGGGCCAGGCCATCCTGTTTGTGGCGCAAATGCCTGCACGCACCTGCATCAACGAGTTGATCATCTCCCCCACCTTCAACCGCTTTTACACAGGCGGGCTGGAATCACCGCCCAAACGCTGA
- a CDS encoding DMT family transporter has product MSQLFSDSARHRRIGIALVTVTTLMFAVLDASAKWLVVTLPVMQVVWMRFLTHSLFSVAVFAPSVKGDLLRWRHPRLQLLRGLMLASMTALNFWALQYLQLAETGAMQFSVPILIALLSAWWLGERLDAKRWLAIAVGFAGVLVIIRPGSQGFHPAILLSALNAILYALFNMMTRYLASSENPATTQMTSAVVATLALTPLALWQWQQPATLLEWFVMALAGLCGGIGHYFVAVAHRYASAAVLGPFLYQQILYMTVLGWLVFGQVPDMAVVLGALVVVGSGLYLLWREFQGQIEA; this is encoded by the coding sequence ATGAGCCAACTTTTCAGCGACAGCGCCCGGCACCGCCGCATCGGCATTGCGCTGGTGACGGTGACCACCTTGATGTTTGCGGTGCTCGATGCCTCGGCCAAGTGGCTGGTGGTCACCTTGCCCGTGATGCAGGTGGTGTGGATGCGCTTTCTCACGCATTCGCTGTTTTCCGTCGCGGTGTTTGCACCATCGGTCAAAGGCGACTTGCTGCGCTGGCGGCACCCGCGATTGCAGCTGCTGCGCGGCTTGATGCTGGCGTCCATGACGGCGCTCAATTTCTGGGCCTTGCAGTATTTACAGCTGGCCGAAACCGGGGCCATGCAGTTTTCCGTACCGATTTTGATCGCCCTGCTGTCGGCCTGGTGGCTGGGCGAGCGGCTGGACGCCAAGCGCTGGCTGGCGATTGCGGTGGGCTTTGCGGGCGTGTTGGTCATCATCCGCCCTGGCAGCCAAGGCTTTCACCCGGCCATCTTGTTGTCAGCCCTCAACGCCATTTTGTATGCTCTCTTCAACATGATGACGCGCTACCTGGCCAGCAGCGAAAACCCGGCCACCACGCAAATGACCTCGGCGGTGGTGGCCACTTTGGCGCTGACGCCCCTGGCGCTGTGGCAATGGCAACAACCGGCCACGCTGCTCGAGTGGTTCGTGATGGCGCTGGCGGGTTTGTGTGGCGGCATTGGACACTACTTTGTGGCCGTGGCGCACCGCTATGCCTCGGCAGCGGTGCTGGGGCCGTTTTTGTACCAGCAGATCCTTTACATGACGGTGCTCGGCTGGCTGGTCTTTGGCCAGGTGCCCGACATGGCCGTGGTGCTGGGTGCCTTGGTGGTGGTGGGCAGCGGCCTGTATTTGTTGTGGCGTGAGTTTCAAGGTCAAATCGAGGCGTGA
- a CDS encoding cyclase family protein: MSTSPRWKHRPPGSNWGDFGPDDQYGRINLLTPEKVLQGMQEVRTGQTFNLSLPLDFPGGNVLNPRRQPPVLRPTLRGDKPNMNYQLLCDDPACTDVVCDDLVIMHLQYSTQWDSLAHVGSMFDANGDGVTEPVYYNGFRAGTDVVGPSSGSGAGIFGFPEIARESTSSAKALGIEKMSERCVQGRAVMIDLHAHLGRERVRVGYDLLMDIMRKDSVVVEPGDMVCLHTGFAQMLLEMNKQPDPHAVENSCAVLEGRDERLLQWITDSGLVALIADNYAVEGLPATPRPGSCAALPLHEHCLFKLGVHLGEIWHLTPLANWLREQGRHRFLLTAPPLRLPGAIGSPATPIATV, from the coding sequence ATGTCTACTTCTCCCCGTTGGAAACACCGCCCACCCGGCTCGAACTGGGGCGACTTTGGGCCTGACGATCAGTACGGTCGCATAAACCTGTTGACCCCCGAGAAAGTGTTGCAAGGTATGCAAGAGGTGCGCACGGGGCAAACCTTCAACCTGAGCCTGCCGCTGGATTTTCCGGGGGGCAACGTGCTCAACCCCCGGCGTCAGCCACCTGTGCTGCGCCCCACCCTGCGCGGTGACAAGCCCAACATGAACTACCAACTGCTGTGCGACGACCCGGCCTGCACCGATGTGGTGTGCGACGACTTGGTCATCATGCACTTGCAGTACAGCACCCAGTGGGACAGCTTGGCGCATGTGGGCTCGATGTTCGACGCCAACGGCGACGGCGTGACTGAGCCGGTGTACTACAACGGCTTTCGTGCAGGCACCGATGTCGTGGGGCCCAGCAGTGGATCGGGCGCTGGCATTTTTGGTTTCCCCGAGATCGCCCGCGAATCCACCTCTTCGGCCAAGGCCTTGGGCATCGAGAAGATGTCTGAGCGCTGCGTGCAAGGCCGCGCAGTCATGATCGACCTGCATGCCCACCTGGGCCGCGAGCGGGTGCGGGTAGGCTACGACCTGCTGATGGACATCATGCGCAAGGACAGTGTGGTGGTGGAGCCCGGCGACATGGTGTGCCTGCACACGGGCTTTGCGCAGATGCTGCTGGAGATGAACAAACAGCCCGACCCGCATGCGGTGGAAAACTCGTGCGCCGTGCTGGAGGGGCGCGACGAGCGGCTGCTGCAGTGGATCACCGATTCGGGCCTGGTGGCGCTGATCGCCGACAACTACGCGGTCGAAGGCTTGCCCGCCACACCTCGCCCCGGCAGCTGCGCAGCTTTGCCCTTGCACGAGCATTGCCTGTTCAAGCTGGGCGTGCACCTGGGCGAGATTTGGCACCTGACCCCATTGGCCAACTGGCTGCGCGAGCAGGGTCGCCACCGCTTTTTGCTCACGGCACCGCCCCTTCGCTTGCCCGGGGCCATTGGCTCGCCCGCCACGCCCATCGCCACCGTGTGA
- the chrA gene encoding chromate efflux transporter: MTAPQAVTQVHKSHTQSPTVSWREALKFWCWLGCMSFGGPAGQIALMHEELVVRRRWMSEKRYLHALNYCMLLPGPEAQQLATYMGWLMHGTRGGIAAGALFVLPSLVLLIVLSWAYTAWGQHPWGQALLWGLKPAVTALVLQAAHRLALRTLKARWLWVLAVLALLGMLWGLPAAVIILGAAVTGYVVSRQALSPPAPDAKPASPTPASNSAPAWLDDDTPPPPHTHYSHPRLVRALAIGVGLWALSLGLIVLVFGLGHTLTQMGGFFTQAAFLTFGGAYAVLPMVTQAAVVHYGWLNAAQMMDGLALGESTPGPLIMVVAFVGFLGGHSQALFGHPVLGGVVAACVVTWFTFLPSFVFILAGGPLVESTRHMPSLTGPLQGIMAAVIGMIVYLAGVFARQTWLPGGWHMLPDLGAMALTVLATWLLIRKQLSVFKLLGLCTVLGLVWQLWV, from the coding sequence ATGACCGCCCCCCAAGCCGTCACGCAGGTCCACAAAAGCCATACCCAGTCCCCCACGGTGAGCTGGCGCGAAGCCCTGAAGTTCTGGTGTTGGCTGGGCTGCATGAGTTTTGGCGGCCCCGCCGGGCAGATCGCACTGATGCACGAAGAGTTGGTGGTGCGCCGCCGCTGGATGTCTGAAAAACGTTACCTGCACGCGCTGAACTACTGCATGCTGCTGCCCGGCCCCGAGGCGCAACAACTGGCCACTTACATGGGTTGGTTGATGCACGGCACACGTGGCGGGATTGCCGCCGGGGCCTTGTTTGTGCTGCCGTCTTTGGTGCTGCTGATCGTGCTGAGCTGGGCCTACACCGCTTGGGGGCAACACCCATGGGGGCAAGCGCTGCTGTGGGGCTTAAAGCCTGCCGTGACGGCGTTGGTGCTGCAAGCGGCGCACCGCTTGGCCCTGCGCACTTTGAAGGCCCGCTGGTTGTGGGTGCTGGCGGTGCTGGCCTTGTTGGGCATGCTTTGGGGCCTGCCCGCGGCCGTGATCATTTTGGGTGCAGCGGTCACCGGCTATGTCGTGTCGCGCCAAGCACTGTCCCCTCCTGCTCCTGATGCGAAGCCCGCAAGTCCCACTCCTGCCTCCAACTCTGCCCCAGCTTGGTTGGACGATGACACACCGCCGCCGCCCCACACGCACTACAGCCACCCGCGCCTGGTGCGGGCGCTGGCCATCGGTGTGGGGCTGTGGGCCCTGAGCCTGGGCCTGATCGTGCTGGTGTTTGGCCTGGGCCACACCCTCACACAAATGGGTGGCTTTTTCACCCAAGCGGCCTTTCTGACCTTTGGGGGGGCTTACGCAGTGCTGCCCATGGTGACCCAGGCGGCGGTGGTGCATTACGGCTGGCTCAACGCCGCGCAAATGATGGACGGTCTGGCATTGGGCGAGAGCACACCAGGCCCGCTGATCATGGTGGTGGCGTTTGTGGGCTTTTTGGGGGGGCACAGCCAGGCTTTGTTTGGCCACCCTGTGCTGGGCGGCGTGGTAGCCGCCTGCGTGGTGACCTGGTTCACTTTTTTGCCCTCGTTTGTGTTCATTTTGGCGGGCGGCCCCCTGGTGGAGTCCACACGCCACATGCCCTCACTGACCGGCCCCCTGCAAGGCATCATGGCGGCGGTGATCGGCATGATCGTTTACCTGGCGGGTGTGTTTGCCCGCCAAACCTGGCTGCCCGGAGGCTGGCACATGCTGCCCGATCTGGGGGCCATGGCACTCACCGTTTTGGCCACCTGGTTGCTGATTCGCAAACAACTGAGCGTGTTCAAGCTGCTTGGCCTGTGCACGGTGCTGGGCCTGGTGTGGCAATTGTGGGTCTGA
- a CDS encoding zinc ribbon domain-containing protein YjdM, with protein MSTLPPCPQCHDEYAYPDGDLLICPSCGHEWHPGETTPSEAAKIWKDANGNVLQDGDTVTLVKDLKIKGSSAVVKVGTKVKNIRLIEGDHDIDCKIDGFGPMQLKSGFVKKV; from the coding sequence ATGAGCACCCTGCCCCCTTGCCCCCAATGCCACGACGAATATGCTTACCCCGATGGTGACCTGCTGATTTGCCCCAGCTGCGGCCATGAGTGGCATCCGGGCGAAACCACCCCCTCCGAAGCGGCCAAAATCTGGAAAGACGCCAACGGCAATGTGTTGCAAGACGGCGATACCGTCACCTTGGTCAAGGACTTGAAGATCAAAGGCTCCTCGGCCGTGGTCAAAGTGGGCACCAAGGTCAAGAACATCCGTCTGATTGAAGGCGACCACGACATCGATTGCAAAATCGATGGCTTCGGTCCCATGCAACTCAAAAGCGGGTTTGTGAAAAAGGTCTGA
- a CDS encoding MATE family efflux transporter yields the protein MSTSDLHRLLTAPILPTLLRLAAPNVLAMVMTVLVGIAETYYVGRLGTTPLAAMALVFPFAMLTQMMSAGAMGGGVSAAISRALGASDLVRAQSLVQHALLIGLGAGLVYSALFLLWGPDFYAWLGGRGAVQDQAVQYGQVLFAGAVLVWLLNTLASIVRGTGNMRAPSLALVATALLQIALSGALSLGAGPVPALSMVGVALGHILATAAGVLYFLWYLIRSQGRLTLHLQGFVIQRSLLADILRVGAVACLSPVQSVLAILIFTGLLAQLGTEALAGYGIGQRLEFLLIPIAFGIGVAAVPMVGMAMGAGQVARARRVAWVAAGLSALNLGVIGAVVTLAPDVWARLFTQDETVLAFARQYLVTAGPAFPFFGLGLTLYFASQGAGQVIGPVLAGTVRLVLVAGAGWWLAQHQGTAGDFYGLVAWAMVIYGVVTAAAVAFTPWASSAGRASK from the coding sequence ATGAGCACATCCGATCTGCACAGGCTGCTCACAGCCCCCATCCTGCCCACCTTGCTGCGCTTGGCCGCTCCCAATGTGCTGGCCATGGTGATGACGGTGCTGGTGGGTATTGCCGAGACCTATTACGTGGGCCGCTTGGGCACGACCCCCTTGGCGGCCATGGCGCTGGTGTTCCCGTTTGCCATGCTCACCCAAATGATGTCGGCCGGTGCCATGGGCGGGGGCGTATCGGCCGCCATCAGCCGGGCCCTGGGCGCCTCGGACCTGGTGCGGGCGCAAAGCCTGGTGCAACATGCCTTGCTCATTGGCCTGGGCGCAGGCCTGGTCTACAGCGCCCTGTTTCTGCTGTGGGGCCCTGACTTTTACGCTTGGCTGGGGGGTCGTGGTGCCGTGCAAGACCAAGCGGTGCAATACGGCCAAGTGCTGTTTGCAGGCGCCGTCTTGGTCTGGCTGCTCAACACACTGGCCTCCATCGTGCGGGGTACGGGCAATATGCGTGCGCCCTCTTTGGCGCTGGTGGCCACAGCATTGCTGCAAATTGCGCTGAGTGGTGCGCTGTCCTTGGGAGCGGGTCCGGTGCCTGCCTTGAGCATGGTGGGGGTCGCCTTGGGCCACATCTTGGCCACAGCCGCAGGCGTGCTCTATTTCCTGTGGTACCTCATTCGCAGCCAGGGGCGCTTGACGCTGCACCTGCAGGGCTTTGTGATTCAGCGCAGCTTGTTGGCCGACATCTTGCGGGTCGGGGCCGTGGCCTGCTTGTCGCCCGTGCAGTCGGTGCTGGCGATCCTGATTTTTACCGGCCTGCTGGCGCAGCTGGGCACCGAGGCACTGGCAGGCTACGGCATCGGCCAGCGGCTGGAGTTTTTGCTGATACCCATCGCCTTTGGCATTGGCGTGGCCGCTGTGCCCATGGTGGGCATGGCCATGGGCGCGGGCCAGGTGGCACGGGCGCGGCGCGTGGCCTGGGTGGCCGCGGGTCTTTCAGCCCTGAACCTGGGGGTGATCGGTGCGGTGGTCACCCTGGCCCCAGATGTGTGGGCACGCCTGTTCACGCAAGACGAGACCGTTCTGGCCTTTGCGCGGCAATACCTGGTGACGGCCGGACCGGCCTTTCCTTTCTTTGGGCTGGGGCTGACGCTGTATTTCGCATCACAAGGGGCAGGCCAGGTCATTGGGCCGGTGCTGGCCGGCACAGTGCGGCTGGTTTTGGTGGCGGGGGCGGGTTGGTGGTTGGCGCAACACCAGGGCACGGCGGGCGATTTTTATGGTTTGGTGGCCTGGGCCATGGTGATTTATGGAGTGGTCACGGCTGCGGCCGTGGCCTTCACGCCTTGGGCCTCTTCAGCTGGCCGCGCCTCCAAGTGA
- a CDS encoding flagellar protein FlgN, translated as MSLSPSLSASSTPNGTMDALLAHAPVDAARLAELLAQEFEVLKARDMAGFEALQEERIQILQRLSQVAQWAAGLDPVPAQWQNLQPDLLQCKQDHLRNMQLLQRQLQAVQGALQALQGESAATVDLYDRLGQVSRRHKSTPFFDA; from the coding sequence ATGAGCCTGAGCCCCAGCTTGTCGGCATCGAGCACGCCAAACGGCACCATGGACGCCTTGCTCGCCCATGCGCCGGTGGATGCTGCACGTCTGGCCGAGTTGTTGGCGCAGGAGTTTGAAGTGTTGAAAGCCCGCGACATGGCGGGCTTTGAGGCTTTGCAGGAAGAAAGAATTCAGATTTTGCAGCGTCTGTCTCAAGTCGCCCAGTGGGCGGCTGGCTTGGATCCGGTGCCCGCCCAGTGGCAAAACCTCCAGCCCGACCTGCTCCAGTGCAAACAAGACCATTTGCGCAACATGCAGCTGCTGCAGCGCCAGTTGCAGGCGGTCCAAGGTGCTTTGCAGGCCCTTCAGGGCGAGTCAGCGGCCACCGTTGATCTCTATGACCGCCTCGGTCAAGTCTCCCGCCGCCACAAATCCACGCCTTTTTTTGATGCCTGA
- the flgM gene encoding flagellar biosynthesis anti-sigma factor FlgM — MTDPISSYRRAAQLDSSSRQAAAKAQERSADAAPEGLSKVLAPQTDEVKLSAVAQKATQEPAFDRAKVDAIKTAIQQGQYPLDSRRIAESFMAIEKMISE; from the coding sequence ATGACTGATCCCATCTCCAGTTACCGTCGGGCAGCCCAATTGGACTCGTCCAGTCGCCAAGCGGCTGCGAAGGCCCAGGAGCGCTCGGCTGATGCAGCGCCCGAAGGCTTGAGCAAGGTATTGGCGCCCCAGACTGACGAAGTCAAGCTGAGTGCTGTGGCCCAAAAAGCCACTCAAGAGCCAGCATTCGACCGCGCCAAAGTGGATGCCATCAAAACGGCCATCCAGCAAGGTCAATACCCGCTGGACTCGCGCCGCATCGCCGAAAGTTTCATGGCCATTGAAAAAATGATCTCGGAATAA